CGCTGCACTACAGGGTGAGCCAGCCCAGTTCGCCGGAACTGATTTCCGCCCTCGCCGCCGATCTCGCCCGGCAAGGCGTGCTTTTGCGAAGCCTGGAATCCCACCACCGGAACCTCGAGGAAGTATTCCTCGATCTCACAGGCAGGCACTTGCGCAGTTGATGAAGCCCTGTGTCCTGTCTTCATCCTAGAATCACCAGTACCTACAACCACCACTTTAAATTCTCAAGGAATAGGCCCCGAATATGAGCGCAACGTTTTCCCCCGGCACCTTCCGCCCGGCACCCAAACGAGCGAGTGCAGGCGCCATCATCCTTGCCCAAGGCGGCATGGAAGCCAAGCTCATGCTGCGCCACGGCGAGCAACAATTGCTCAGCATCATTATCCCGCTCGCCATCCTGATTGGGMCCGCACACTTGGAAYCCMCCMCCGGCCATGGTCTGCACGAGGTTTTTCCCATGGTGCTTGCGGKGGCGGCGACATCGGCTGGYTTTMCCGGACAAGCCATTTCCCTGGCCTTTGACCGCCGCTACGGGGCCTTAAAGCGCACCGGCGCCTCCGGCGTACCGGCATGGGCGATTATCGGCGGCAAAATCATCGGCGTGTTGACGATGGTGGTATTCCAGATTCTCGTGCTCGGTGCCACGGCCTTTGCCTTGGGCCTGCGCATCAGTGCGCCCGGCATTCTGCTCATGATCGTCTCGCTCATTTTCGGCGTCGCCGCCTTTACCGCTATGGGTTTGGTGCTTGGCGGGACCCTTAGCTCTGAGGCCGTACTCGCGCTGGCTAACCTCATTTGGTTTATCCTTCTGGCGATCGTCGGCTGGGCCCTGTATTCCCAGGGCTTGGGCGATAATGGCCTGCTCAATATCGTTCCTACGGTGGCGCTAGCGGGCGCGCTTGCCGATGCCTCCAATTCCACCTTCCCCGGCATCGAGCTCATTTCCTTGACCGCGTGGCTGGCAGTGGCGTCGTATGCGGCCGTTCGTTGGTTCCGCTTCGACGGCTAAATGTGAGTTATACCCAGTTCCCCGCGAAATAGAGCCAAAGGTTTCGGCTCGCTACACACCCCCTAGTAAGATGCACCTTGTGAATTACTGGACCAGAACTAAACGCTTTTTTAAAGAAGCCGTCCCTACCGTGGAGCAACAGCGACTTATCGCGCTGATCCTGATCTTCTGCCAAGGCGGCATCACCGTATCTGGTTCCATCGTCCGCGTCACCGGTTCCGGCCTTGGCTGCCCCACCTGGCCCCAATGCCAGCCTGGTTCCTTGGTGCCGGTCGAAGGCGCAGCCCCGGCAATCCACCAGATCATTGAATTTGGTAACCGCCTGCTCACCTTTGTTGATTCCGCCGCCGCCGGCGCGGCAGTCATCGCCATGTATATGGCCTGCCGCCGCCCTGAGCTCAGGGTCTATGCATGGCTTAACGTGGCCGGCATCGTCCTGCAGGCCGTCATCGGCGGCATCTCCGTGCACCTAGATCTGCGCTGGTGGTCCGTGGCGCTTCACTTCCTGCCCTCCATGGTGCTGGTGTGGCTTGCCTGCATGTTGTACGCCCGCATCAAAGAACCCGATGATGGCACCGCACAGCCGCGGTTCCCACAAGCTATTCGCATCCTCGCCGTCATCGCGACCATCGCCCTCTCCATCGTCCTGATCACCGGGACGATGGTGACCGGTTCCGGCGTCCACTCCGGCGACTCCGGCGTGGGAATGGACGGCCGCTTGGATGTGGATACCGAATCCATGGCCATCGCCCACGCGATGTGCATGTACGTTTACCTCATCTTTACCGCCATCACCGTCTTCCTGCTGTACAAGCACCGCACCCCGCAGGAGACCAAGAAGACCGGGTGGGTCCTTATCGTCTGCATCCTCATCCAGTGGGCCGTCGGCGTCTTGCAGTTCTACCTGGGCGTGCCGCGGTGGACGGTCCCCTTCCACATCGGTATGTCCGCCGTGGTCACCGGCTTTACCGCCCTGCTCTGGGCACACGGGCGCCACCGCGTCGGCGGCACGCCGGACCTCATCTCAGGCTCTCCCGCCGGCGACGATAAATACGCCGTTCGCCAGCAATCATTAAATGAGGAACGCGCCGCCGTTTAGGATTTAGGCAGCACCATTTTTCTGCAGCTTCTGGGCTTTGTGGGATAGCATGGCCTTATGCATGCTATCCAGATCACAGAAACGGGCGGGCCGGAAGTCCTGCGCTACGCCGAGGTTCCTGCGCCCACGCCCGCTGAGGACGAGGTCTTAGTCGATGTCACCGTAGCGGGCGTGAACTATATCGACACCTACTACCGCGAGGGTATCTATAACGCCCAGACGCCCTTTATCCCTGGCTTTGAGGGAACGGGGCGCGTTGTCCACGATCCCAAGGGGGAAATTGCGGAAGGCACCTTGGTGGCATGGCACCACGCCTTTGGTTCCTATGCCGAGCAGGTCTGCGTCCCCCGGAATGGCCTTGTCGCCGTACCGGATGATTTCCCCACCGAGATCGCTGCCTCCATGCTGCTACAGGGCATGACCGCCCACTTCCTTTCCCACGGCGTGTATGAGCTTGGCGAAGGCGCCACGTGTCTCATCACCGCTGGTGCGGGCGGCGTGGGCCAGCTGTTGACCCAAATGGCTTCCTCTTTGGGCGCTACGGTCTACACGGTCGTCTCCACCGATGAAAAGGAAGAGATCTCGTACAAGTGCGGCGCCGACCACGTCTTCCGCTACAACGATTGTCTGGGCGAGCAGGTTCGCCGGTTTAATGGCGGCCGCGGCGTCGATGTGGTCTATGACGGCGTGGGGCAATCCACCTTCTTCGAATCGCTCGAGGCCGTTCGCCCGCGCGGCACCGTCGCACTCTTTGGCGCCGCTTCTGGCCCGGTTGAGCCCATCGATCCCCAGCTGCTCAATAAGCATGGCTCCATCTTCTTGACCCGGCCTTCGCTCGGCGCGTGGACGGCGCAAGAGGGCGAATTCCAGATGCGCGCGCAAGCAGTCGTCCAGGCCGTCATGGACGGAGACCTCAAGTTCAACGTATCGGCCTCCTATCCCTTGAAGGAAGCAGAGCAGGCCCACCGCGATCTACAATCGCGCAGCACCACCGGTTCTATTGTTCTGCGGGTAAAGCAGGACTAATGCAGAAAGAAGCGCGAGCCACGAAGGCTCGCGCTTCAGCATGCTACTGGGATCTAAAACAGGGTGGCGGACCAACCAAGCATCCGGCCGATTGGCTCCCAGCCCAAGACGGCATCGATGGACAGGCCAATAAAGAGTACCGATAGGTAGTTATTTGAATAGATAAACAGGCGCATGGGTTTTACCTTTGCGCCTTTCTTTACGCCTTGGTGCAGGCGGATGGCTAGCCATAAGAAGACCGCGCCAGAAGTT
This is a stretch of genomic DNA from Corynebacterium accolens. It encodes these proteins:
- a CDS encoding ABC transporter permease, giving the protein MSATFSPGTFRPAPKRASAGAIILAQGGMEAKLMLRHGEQQLLSIIIPLAILIGXAHLEXXXGHGLHEVFPMVLAXAATSAGFXGQAISLAFDRRYGALKRTGASGVPAWAIIGGKIIGVLTMVVFQILVLGATAFALGLRISAPGILLMIVSLIFGVAAFTAMGLVLGGTLSSEAVLALANLIWFILLAIVGWALYSQGLGDNGLLNIVPTVALAGALADASNSTFPGIELISLTAWLAVASYAAVRWFRFDG
- a CDS encoding COX15/CtaA family protein, whose protein sequence is MHLVNYWTRTKRFFKEAVPTVEQQRLIALILIFCQGGITVSGSIVRVTGSGLGCPTWPQCQPGSLVPVEGAAPAIHQIIEFGNRLLTFVDSAAAGAAVIAMYMACRRPELRVYAWLNVAGIVLQAVIGGISVHLDLRWWSVALHFLPSMVLVWLACMLYARIKEPDDGTAQPRFPQAIRILAVIATIALSIVLITGTMVTGSGVHSGDSGVGMDGRLDVDTESMAIAHAMCMYVYLIFTAITVFLLYKHRTPQETKKTGWVLIVCILIQWAVGVLQFYLGVPRWTVPFHIGMSAVVTGFTALLWAHGRHRVGGTPDLISGSPAGDDKYAVRQQSLNEERAAV
- a CDS encoding quinone oxidoreductase family protein, translated to MHAIQITETGGPEVLRYAEVPAPTPAEDEVLVDVTVAGVNYIDTYYREGIYNAQTPFIPGFEGTGRVVHDPKGEIAEGTLVAWHHAFGSYAEQVCVPRNGLVAVPDDFPTEIAASMLLQGMTAHFLSHGVYELGEGATCLITAGAGGVGQLLTQMASSLGATVYTVVSTDEKEEISYKCGADHVFRYNDCLGEQVRRFNGGRGVDVVYDGVGQSTFFESLEAVRPRGTVALFGAASGPVEPIDPQLLNKHGSIFLTRPSLGAWTAQEGEFQMRAQAVVQAVMDGDLKFNVSASYPLKEAEQAHRDLQSRSTTGSIVLRVKQD